In the Brassica napus cultivar Da-Ae chromosome A7, Da-Ae, whole genome shotgun sequence genome, one interval contains:
- the LOC106352595 gene encoding GATA transcription factor 11, giving the protein MHILSLLHLSLSFGSRLWNTFYTVSCTRSEWVDKMNNGSWLPEEDFKGLTDNFFDDLINHIDFPLEDIETTNEEGDWGADFKNLIPPPSDVLTSLSSEFTRGGTNGNGQRVGAQKKPVPTLKQQSGISSTVETSLPDVKVSKLFQSSSPVSVLENAAANGSAASFQNQNRAQRLAFPVKGIRSKRKRPTIPTFLSLHAFLSEMLEKKLALLDDDSDSEDTYNLSSESSAKKRRKKSNNNSNNSHCPEPFNADGTVRKCTHCETTKTPQWREGPRGPKTLCNACGVRFRSGRLLPEYRPASSPTFIPTVHSNSHRKIIEMRRKEEEGQFVTGMPRGFRYRG; this is encoded by the exons ATGCAC attctctctctcctccatctctctctctccttcggCTCGCGCTTGTGGAATACGTTCTACACAGTCAGCTGTACCAGAAG TGAGTGGGTGGACAAAATGAACAACGGTTCGTGGTTACCTGAAGAGGACTTCAAGGGTCTCACGGACAACTTCTTTGATGATCTCATCAATCACATCGATTTCCCTCTTGAGGACATCGAAACAACCAACGAAGAGGGAGACTGGGGTGCCGATTTCAAGAACCTCATACCTCCACCATCGGATGTGCTCACAAGTTTGTCCTCTGAGTTCACTCGTGGTGGCACCAACGGCAATGGACAGCGTGTGGGAGCCCAGAAGAAGCCTGTGCCCACTCTG AAGCAGCAGTCAGGAATCTCTTCTACCGTTGAAACCTCCCTCCCTGATGTCAAAGTCTCAAAGCTGTTTCAGTCCTCAAGCCCAGTCTCGGTTCTCGAGAACGCAGCAGCCAATGGTTCTGCGGCCTCGTTCCAGAACCAAAACAGAGCTCAGAGACTGGCCTTCCCCGTCAAAGGCATCAGAAGCAAGCGCAAACGCCCCACAATCCCCACATTCCTGTCCCTCCACGCCTTCTTATCCGAAATGCTAGAGAAGAAGCTTGCTCTGCTGGATGATGATTCAGACTCTGAAGACACTTACAACCTCTCTTCCGAGAGTTCTGCCAAGAAGAGACGCAAGAagagcaacaacaacagcaacaactCTCACTGTCCGGAACCGTTCAACGCAGATGGGACAGTGAGGAAGTGCACTCATTGCGAGACAACCAAGACCCCACAGTGGAGGGAAGGTCCCCGTGGTCCTAAGACACTCTGCAATGCTTGTGGAGTCCGGTTCAGATCAGGCCGTCTTCTTCCGGAGTACCGTCCAGCTTCCAGCCCCACCTTCATCCCAACGGTGCATTCAAACTCTCACAGGAAGATCATAGAGATGAGGAGGAAAGAGGAAGAAGGCCAGTTTGTTACCGGAATGCCCCGTGGCTTTAGATACCGAGGGtag
- the LOC106355427 gene encoding auxin response factor 10 — protein MEQERSLDPQLWHACAGSMVQIPSLNSTVFYFPQGHAEHAHAPPDFHAPRVPPLILCRVASVKFLADSETDEVYSKITLLPLPGNDLDLENDAVLGLTPSPDVNGSEKPASFAKTLTQSDANNGGGFSVPRYCAETIFPRLDYTAEPPVQTVIAKDIHGETWKFRHIYRGTPRRHLLTTGWSTFVNQKKLIAGDSIVFLRSETGDLCVGIRRAKRGGLGSNGLGSDNNSNSNNPYPGFSGFLRDDEITTSKLMMMKRNATGGGGNANDANAPGGRVRVEAVAEAVARAACGQAFEVVYYPRASTPEFCVKASDVRSAMRIRWCSGMRFKMAFETEDSSRISWFMGTVSAVQVADPIRWPNSPWRLLQVAWDEPDLLQNVKRVSPWLVELVSNMPAIHLSPFSPRKKLRIPQPFDFPFDGTKFPMFSPGFAAGNNGGGESMCYLSNNDNNNNNAPAGIQGARQAQQLFGSPSPSLLSDLNLNTFHSGNKLQQSSSSPAMFLSGFNPRHHYDNIVVPRQTRDAEFNNNISCSLTIGNPGLVQDKKKSGSVKTHQFLLFGQPILTEQQVMNRKRALEEEAEKEEKGGLTWNYGLQGLETGHCKVFMESEDVGRTLDLSVIGSYQELYRKLAEMFGIEERSDLLTHVVYRDANGVTKRIGDEPFSDFMRATKRLTIKMDIRGDNVRKTWITGIRNGENGIDSSTKTGQLSIFA, from the exons ATGGAGCAAGAGAGAAGCTTGGATCCACAGCTATGGCATGCTTGTGCAGGATCAATGGTTCAAATCCCTTCCCTTAATTCAACCGTCTTCTACTTCCCTCAAGGCCACGCCGAACACGCTCACGCGCCTCCTGATTTCCACGCGCCGCGCGTCCCTCCTTTAATCCTCTGCCGCGTCGCCTCCGTGAAGTTCCTCGCCGACTCAGAAACTGACGAAGTCTACTCCAAAATTACGCTTTTGCCGCTCCCCGGCAACGACCTGGATCTGGAAAACGACGCCGTTCTCGGTCTCACTCCGTCTCCCGACGTTAACGGCAGCGAGAAACCAGCGTCCTTCGCCAAAACGCTGACGCAGTCCGACGCTAATAACGGCGGCGGTTTCTCCGTCCCCCGCTACTGCGCCGAGACGATTTTTCCGCGGCTCGATTACACGGCGGAGCCTCCGGTGCAGACCGTGATCGCCAAAGATATCCACGGCGAGACTTGGAAGTTCCGGCATATCTACAGAGGAACGCCTCGCCGTCATCTTCTAACCACCGGGTGGAGCACTTTCGTCAACCAGAAGAAGCTAATCGCCGGAGACTCAATCGTCTTCCTCCGGTCCGAAACCGGCGACCTCTGCGTCGGAATCCGTCGCGCCAAACGCGGCGGTCTCGGATCTAACGGCTTAGGATCCGACAACAACAGCAACAGCAATAATCCCTACCCCGGATTCTCAGGCTTCCTCCGCGACGACGAGATAACAACTTCGAAGCTAATGATGATGAAACGCAACGCAACCGGCGGCGGCGGGAACGCTAACGACGCGAACGCGCCTGGGGGGAGAGTAAGAGTGGAGGCGGTCGCGGAAGCGGTGGCGCGTGCGGCGTGTGGACAAGCGTTCGAAGTTGTTTACTACCCGCGAGCGAGCACGCCGGAGTTTTGCGTGAAGGCTTCCGACGTGAGATCAGCAATGAGGATAAGATGGTGCAGCGGCATGCGTTTCAAAATGGCGTTTGAGACGGAAGACTCTTCGAGAATCAGTTGGTTCATGGGTACCGTCTCCGCCGTTCAAGTCGCTGATCCAATCCGTTGGCCTAATTCTCCTTGGCGTCTCcttcag GTAGCTTGGGACGAACCGGACTTGCTGCAAAACGTGAAACGGGTTAGCCCGTGGCTAGTCGAATTGGTATCGAACATGCCAGCGATTCACCTCTCTCCTTTCTCCCCGAGAAAGAAGCTGAGGATTCCGCAGCCTTTCGATTTCCCTTTTGACGGTACCAAGTTTCCGATGTTCTCCCCTGGATTCGCCGCCGGTAACAATGGCGGCGGCGAATCCATGTGTTATTTGTCAAACaatgacaacaacaacaacaacgctCCTGCGGGAATACAGGGAGCCAGGCAAGCTCAACAACTCTTCGGATCACCATCTCCGTCTTTGTTGTCTGATCTCAATCTCAATACTTTTCACTCCGGTAACAAATTAcaacaatcttcttcttctccggcgATGTTTCTCTCCGGTTTCAACCCCAGGCATCATTACGATAACATCGTCGTGCCACGTCAGACTCGGGACGCtgagtttaataataacatttcgtGTTCTTTGACAATTGGGAATCCTGGTTTAGTTCAGGACAAGAAGAAGTCCGGTTCGGTTAAGACTCACCAGTTCTTGCTGTTCGGTCAACCTATTTTGACCGAACAGCAAGTCATGAACCGGAAACGGGCGTTGGAAGAAGAGGCGGAGAAGGAGGAGAAAGGTGGGTTAACATGGAATTACGGTTTGCAGGGGCTTGAGACGGGTCACTGTAAAGTTTTCATGGAATCTGAGGATGTTGGACGAACGCTCGATCTCTCGGTTATTGGCTCGTACCAAGAGTTGTACCGGAAACTGGCCGAGATGTTTGGTATAGAAGAGAGGTCCGATTTGTTGACCCATGTTGTGTACCGGGACGCAAATGGTGTTACAAAACGCATTGGAGACGAACCTTTCAG TGATTTCATGAGAGCAACGAAGCGACTAACGATCAAGATGGACATACGCGGCGACAACGTGAGAAA GACATGGATAACCGGGATCAGGAATGGCGAAAATGGTATAGACTCTTCTACTAAGACTGGTCAGCTTAGCATCTTCGCTTGA